One Streptosporangium sp. NBC_01495 DNA window includes the following coding sequences:
- a CDS encoding CHAT domain-containing protein, translating into MRPDHGYLPDYAANLVSYAEQLMEVEDHAGAFAAAQEAVEVYERLRGEPLELARALTVRAESAAALGRFRDAMADAPSALLILRDAVAETGSTPVLRDARLRALLLLADVQLRAGLAAEALTTAEAGIELLARSRSRRRASEARFAALKAEALRRLGRDGEATEVIEELDDSRRSPDEAVLSRESPDEAVAFYRGLAEHTPESALPALAAALAERRTRQRSQGDDKGALTTAREIVAVHRRLAEAEPDSYRIHLAYALAAQAEIERGVVADDDEDGLDRVTALLLEAAELLPIDHKDRAKFLVAAAVEQSPDTAISVLARLMSEQDGRAAHSLFVYATLGDLLVDRSQRLGTAEDLERAIGVLREGLAVVPESEPERGVLWISLSGALRLRYERSKSLADLDESISLVRANLDLSGGATAPAELGLLLFHRFLAVGEQSDLDAAIELMRGVASAIPEDSADAPLIADRLADMLEARFERSGEPDDLRAYLTAAEEVLFGTSADAPEYPVALDRLRHAVSRTYEATREPAVLDRLLDLTRRLVGLDTPGTYGALALVQLGHALEERFERFDDPSDLEEAVEVGRRAVGAMPEGDPDRHWALALLAKVLLRRSWTAGIARDLDEADALIRLAAAIAPQQARRQHEEFLDTLREARFQLTRDLADLAAQHRGHWERSGDPAAFEGALEAFATIAGRLDKPIAERVLAWQEYGWLAMAGGAYERALGAFRAAIELVPLAMSDRLWHGRGQREDSLTELAGDAAACALEMGRPEEALTLLEQGRGLLLSQALGVQEDLRTLRAHTPELAERLSALRIAVDEPSSREPRVQEAEEFERLVEEVRALPDMAGFLRPPAVGDLLTAATEGPVVVLNVSGHRCDAIAVTTDGLLVIRLPGLDRAAATERARRFLTELTTAYRPLRDRLGREQSLAETLGWLWEVVVGPVLEALRPHLSAAGGMPRVWWMPTGPLSVLPLHAAGWLPEISAINSVVSSYTATIGALTRARSATPVDGPDSALVVLPRHAESPMRMPGAEREALTIARLLAPAVVLEGEQATRQHLLRELPGANVLHFAGHSSTDADDATAGSLLLSDGPLRLRDMAAPTHLMYLSACATAAPGAAGEPINLAIAAQLSGSQQAIATLWEVNDRAYADLAQAFYEELAATDGTIDVNHSARALNAAARRLRERYPHIPSLWAAHIHVGR; encoded by the coding sequence ATGCGTCCTGACCACGGTTACCTCCCCGACTACGCCGCCAACCTCGTGAGCTACGCCGAGCAGCTCATGGAGGTCGAGGATCACGCGGGCGCGTTCGCCGCGGCCCAGGAGGCTGTCGAGGTCTACGAACGGCTGCGCGGCGAACCGCTCGAGCTCGCTCGCGCGCTGACCGTGCGGGCGGAGTCGGCCGCCGCGCTCGGGCGGTTCCGCGACGCCATGGCGGACGCGCCGTCCGCCCTGCTCATCCTGCGGGACGCGGTCGCCGAGACGGGCAGCACGCCCGTCCTGCGCGATGCCCGGCTGCGCGCGCTCCTCCTCCTCGCCGACGTCCAGCTCCGCGCGGGCCTGGCCGCGGAGGCGCTGACTACAGCCGAGGCCGGCATCGAGCTGCTCGCCAGATCCAGGAGCCGCAGGAGGGCCAGCGAGGCGAGGTTCGCCGCGCTGAAGGCGGAGGCGCTGCGTCGGCTCGGGCGCGACGGCGAGGCAACGGAGGTCATCGAGGAACTGGACGACTCGCGCCGTTCCCCCGATGAGGCCGTCCTCTCCCGCGAATCCCCCGACGAGGCGGTCGCTTTCTATCGCGGCCTCGCCGAACACACCCCGGAGTCGGCCCTGCCGGCGCTCGCCGCGGCGCTCGCCGAACGCCGCACCAGGCAGCGGAGCCAGGGCGACGACAAGGGCGCTCTCACGACGGCCCGCGAGATCGTGGCCGTCCATCGGCGGCTCGCCGAAGCGGAACCGGACTCCTACCGAATCCATCTCGCCTACGCTCTGGCCGCACAGGCGGAGATCGAGCGGGGGGTCGTCGCGGACGACGACGAGGACGGGCTCGACCGAGTCACCGCCCTCCTGCTCGAGGCCGCCGAACTACTGCCGATCGACCACAAGGACCGCGCCAAGTTCCTGGTGGCGGCGGCCGTCGAGCAGTCACCGGACACCGCGATCTCCGTCCTCGCCCGGCTCATGAGCGAACAAGACGGCCGCGCGGCCCACTCGCTGTTCGTCTACGCAACGCTCGGCGATCTCCTCGTCGACCGCTCCCAGCGTCTCGGCACGGCGGAAGACCTCGAGAGGGCCATCGGGGTGCTGCGCGAAGGGCTCGCAGTCGTGCCCGAGAGCGAGCCGGAGCGCGGCGTCCTGTGGATCAGCCTGAGCGGGGCGCTGCGGCTCAGGTACGAGCGATCGAAGTCGCTCGCCGACCTGGACGAATCCATCAGCCTCGTCAGAGCGAACCTGGACCTGTCCGGCGGCGCGACCGCCCCCGCCGAACTCGGCCTGCTGCTCTTCCACCGGTTCCTGGCAGTCGGCGAGCAGTCCGACCTCGATGCCGCGATCGAGCTCATGCGGGGGGTGGCGTCGGCGATACCCGAGGACTCCGCAGACGCCCCGCTGATTGCCGACCGCCTGGCCGACATGCTGGAAGCCCGCTTCGAGCGGTCGGGCGAGCCCGATGACCTGCGCGCCTACCTGACGGCTGCCGAGGAGGTCCTGTTCGGCACCTCTGCCGACGCGCCCGAATATCCCGTAGCGCTCGATCGGCTCCGTCACGCCGTGTCCCGGACGTACGAGGCGACCAGGGAACCCGCCGTCCTGGACCGCCTGCTCGACCTGACGCGCCGGCTCGTCGGCCTGGACACGCCGGGCACCTACGGAGCCCTCGCCCTCGTGCAGCTCGGCCACGCCCTGGAGGAACGCTTCGAGCGTTTCGATGACCCCAGCGACCTCGAGGAGGCCGTCGAGGTGGGCCGCAGGGCGGTCGGCGCGATGCCGGAGGGCGACCCGGACCGGCACTGGGCCCTCGCCCTGCTCGCGAAGGTCCTGCTGCGGCGCTCGTGGACCGCCGGGATCGCGCGCGACCTGGACGAGGCCGACGCGCTGATCCGGCTGGCGGCGGCCATCGCCCCTCAGCAGGCGCGCCGACAGCACGAGGAGTTCCTCGACACGCTGCGCGAAGCCCGGTTCCAGCTCACCCGCGACCTCGCCGACCTCGCCGCGCAACACCGCGGGCACTGGGAGCGCTCGGGAGATCCCGCGGCCTTCGAAGGCGCGCTGGAGGCGTTCGCCACGATCGCCGGACGGCTCGACAAGCCGATCGCGGAGCGCGTGCTGGCCTGGCAGGAGTACGGGTGGCTCGCCATGGCGGGCGGGGCCTACGAGCGCGCGCTCGGCGCGTTCCGCGCCGCGATCGAGCTAGTCCCGCTGGCCATGTCGGACAGGCTCTGGCACGGAAGAGGACAACGCGAGGACAGCCTGACGGAGCTGGCCGGCGACGCCGCCGCGTGCGCTCTGGAGATGGGACGGCCGGAGGAGGCGCTCACGCTGCTGGAGCAGGGACGCGGGCTGCTGCTCTCGCAGGCCCTGGGCGTACAGGAGGATCTTCGCACGCTGCGCGCGCACACACCTGAGCTGGCGGAGCGGCTGTCGGCGCTGCGGATCGCAGTGGACGAGCCGTCGTCGCGCGAACCCAGAGTCCAGGAGGCGGAGGAGTTCGAGCGGCTGGTCGAGGAGGTACGCGCCCTGCCTGACATGGCGGGTTTCCTGCGCCCGCCGGCGGTCGGCGATCTTCTCACGGCCGCGACCGAGGGACCCGTCGTGGTCCTGAACGTGAGCGGGCACCGCTGCGACGCGATTGCCGTGACAACGGACGGGCTGCTCGTCATCCGCCTGCCCGGCCTCGACCGTGCGGCGGCCACCGAGCGCGCACGCCGTTTCCTGACCGAGCTCACCACCGCCTACCGACCGCTGCGTGACCGGCTGGGCCGGGAGCAGTCGCTGGCCGAGACGCTGGGCTGGTTGTGGGAGGTCGTGGTCGGCCCGGTGCTGGAGGCGCTGCGGCCGCACCTGAGCGCCGCCGGGGGCATGCCGCGCGTATGGTGGATGCCGACGGGGCCCTTGAGCGTGCTGCCGTTGCATGCGGCGGGGTGGCTCCCGGAAATTTCCGCCATCAACTCGGTCGTCTCCTCATACACGGCGACGATCGGCGCGCTAACGCGTGCCCGTTCGGCCACGCCCGTGGACGGACCGGACTCGGCTCTGGTCGTGCTGCCGCGGCACGCAGAGAGCCCGATGCGGATGCCGGGGGCCGAGCGGGAGGCGCTCACCATCGCCCGTCTCCTCGCCCCTGCCGTCGTCCTCGAGGGAGAGCAGGCCACCAGGCAACACCTCCTGCGAGAGCTGCCAGGCGCCAACGTCCTGCACTTCGCTGGCCACAGCAGCACGGACGCCGACGACGCCACAGCCGGCTCGCTCTTGCTGTCGGACGGGCCACTGCGCCTGCGAGACATGGCCGCGCCCACCCACCTGATGTACCTGTCCGCCTGCGCCACGGCGGCGCCGGGCGCCGCGGGCGAGCCCATCAACCTGGCAATAGCGGCCCAGCTCAGCGGCTCCCAACAGGCAATCGCCACGCTGTGGGAGGTCAACGACCGCGCGTACGCCGACCTCGCGCAGGCCTTCTACGAGGAGCTCGCGGCCACAGACGGGACCATTGACGTGAACCACTCGGCGCGGGCCCTGAACGCCGCCGCCCGCCGACTCCGTGAGCGTTACCCGCACATCCCCTCGCTGTGGGCCGCACATATCCATGTCGGCCGCTGA
- a CDS encoding trypco2 family protein: protein MTDDQFADLSATIRQIRRELTQAMHEGEGQELLFGLGPVELEFLVDVKNEVSGEGGVKISVISVGAKKARGRSSSHKIKLTLNPVDADGNPARVAATGKASIPGS from the coding sequence ATGACCGACGACCAGTTCGCCGACCTCAGCGCCACCATCAGGCAGATCAGGCGGGAGCTCACCCAGGCCATGCACGAGGGCGAGGGCCAGGAGCTGCTGTTCGGGCTGGGCCCCGTGGAACTGGAGTTTCTCGTGGACGTCAAAAACGAGGTCAGCGGCGAGGGCGGGGTCAAGATCAGTGTTATCTCGGTCGGGGCCAAGAAGGCCAGGGGCCGGTCCAGCTCGCACAAGATCAAGCTCACCCTGAACCCCGTCGACGCGGACGGCAACCCCGCGCGCGTAGCGGCGACGGGCAAGGCCTCGATCCCCGGCTCCTGA
- a CDS encoding CPBP family intramembrane glutamic endopeptidase, with product MTTQTLLRPAVPWFKVTLFLTITFGAIWAAGAAVRSGGGDVHADAAAPILMIAMYTPTLGVLLTAMVTGELRRPRDLLRETGVLPSRSLSRLAGYTAVGLLLAPLLALAALGVSSVAGGFAFHNPLPFESLASMLASQLLIFPLGMLLTFGEEFGWSYLLPKLLPLGLWRGLLISGVIWGVFHAPFTLQGYHYPGMPGGLAVLAFTIASVLFGALLGWLRLTAGSIWPAVVAHGAANLIASAIPTVLGKPVGVADAAFHASLSGWPGWVVMAAVLAVLIVTGQFRKLAV from the coding sequence ATGACCACACAAACGCTCCTCCGCCCCGCCGTGCCATGGTTCAAGGTAACGCTGTTCCTCACCATCACCTTCGGCGCCATCTGGGCCGCCGGGGCCGCCGTCCGGTCCGGCGGCGGTGACGTCCACGCTGACGCCGCCGCGCCCATCCTCATGATCGCGATGTATACGCCGACGCTGGGAGTGCTCCTCACGGCGATGGTGACGGGAGAACTGCGCCGTCCACGCGACCTGCTGAGGGAGACGGGCGTTCTGCCGTCGCGGTCGCTGTCGCGGCTGGCCGGCTACACCGCGGTCGGCCTGCTCCTCGCGCCGCTCCTGGCGCTCGCCGCGCTGGGTGTCAGCTCCGTCGCCGGCGGCTTCGCCTTCCACAATCCCCTGCCGTTCGAGAGCCTGGCGAGCATGCTGGCCTCCCAGCTGCTGATCTTCCCGCTCGGGATGCTCCTGACGTTCGGTGAGGAGTTCGGGTGGAGCTACCTGCTGCCCAAACTGCTCCCGCTCGGGCTCTGGCGCGGTCTGCTGATCAGCGGGGTGATCTGGGGAGTGTTCCACGCCCCTTTCACGCTGCAGGGGTACCACTATCCCGGCATGCCGGGCGGCCTGGCCGTCCTCGCCTTCACCATCGCGTCGGTGTTGTTCGGCGCACTGTTGGGCTGGCTGCGCCTCACCGCCGGGAGCATATGGCCGGCGGTCGTCGCTCACGGTGCGGCGAACCTGATCGCCTCCGCGATTCCCACGGTCCTCGGAAAGCCGGTGGGCGTCGCCGACGCCGCCTTCCACGCATCGCTCTCCGGCTGGCCGGGCTGGGTCGTGATGGCCGCCGTTCTCGCCGTGCTCATCGTGACGGGACAGTTCAGGAAACTCGCGGTGTAG
- a CDS encoding sensor histidine kinase has translation MRERWRKTWRGSRYLLLGLPAAMATMLVPPLLAAAVLSTGLGGVGLVLFPRAVAGLRRWAEWHRRRAAVLLDRQVSPRRGMAPAKGIRARWRQVLDDGETRRDVRWVFRHIVTGVPAGLAALACVGTVVFTAFATPLWWLFPADAPLRLLGVFPVTGWGGALALGVVQITGFAALAYWAMPKLAAFHADSCLAALEPSARDRLTERVGELTQSRAGVLDAHSAELRRIERDLHDGTQARLVAIAMRLGVARESLTDGSADVADLLREAHEGTEEAMAELRDVVRTIYPPILADRGLQGALAALVTRSGVPAEIDLGDLGGLPAAVEAAAYFVVAETLTNAAKHSGATRLQVRITRDRGRLLVEVTDNGIGGVDEGRGTGVSGIRRRVAALDGVMIVASPPGGPTSVSVELPCES, from the coding sequence ATGCGTGAGAGGTGGCGGAAGACGTGGCGAGGCAGCCGATATCTCCTGCTCGGCCTGCCGGCCGCGATGGCCACGATGCTGGTGCCACCGCTCCTTGCCGCCGCGGTGTTGTCGACCGGGCTCGGTGGCGTCGGGCTTGTCCTGTTCCCACGGGCGGTGGCCGGCCTGCGGCGGTGGGCCGAGTGGCATCGCCGTCGCGCCGCCGTGCTACTGGACAGGCAGGTGTCCCCCCGGCGCGGCATGGCGCCGGCCAAGGGGATTCGCGCGCGGTGGCGTCAGGTGCTCGACGACGGGGAGACCAGGCGTGACGTCCGCTGGGTGTTCCGGCACATCGTGACCGGCGTACCGGCGGGGCTGGCCGCGCTGGCCTGCGTCGGCACGGTGGTGTTCACCGCGTTCGCAACTCCGCTGTGGTGGCTGTTCCCCGCCGACGCGCCGCTGCGGCTGCTGGGCGTCTTCCCCGTAACCGGCTGGGGCGGCGCGCTGGCCCTGGGAGTCGTCCAGATCACGGGCTTCGCGGCCCTGGCGTACTGGGCAATGCCCAAGCTCGCGGCCTTCCACGCCGACAGCTGTCTGGCCGCGCTCGAACCCTCGGCGCGGGACCGGCTCACCGAGCGGGTCGGCGAGCTGACGCAGAGCCGCGCGGGCGTGCTCGACGCCCACAGCGCGGAGTTGCGCCGCATCGAGCGGGATCTGCATGACGGTACGCAGGCCAGGCTGGTCGCCATCGCCATGCGGCTGGGAGTGGCCAGGGAGTCGCTCACCGATGGGTCCGCCGACGTGGCCGACCTGCTGCGGGAGGCCCACGAAGGCACGGAGGAGGCCATGGCGGAACTCCGTGACGTGGTACGCACGATATATCCGCCGATCCTCGCCGACCGAGGACTCCAAGGAGCGCTGGCGGCGCTCGTCACGCGGTCAGGTGTGCCCGCCGAGATCGACCTCGGCGATCTCGGCGGACTGCCCGCGGCCGTGGAGGCGGCCGCCTACTTCGTCGTGGCCGAGACGCTCACCAACGCCGCCAAGCACAGCGGCGCCACCCGGCTGCAGGTGCGGATCACCCGCGATCGCGGACGGCTGCTGGTCGAGGTCACCGACAACGGCATCGGCGGCGTCGACGAGGGCCGTGGTACCGGCGTCAGCGGCATCCGTCGCCGGGTCGCCGCGCTCGACGGTGTCATGATCGTCGCCAGCCCGCCAGGAGGCCCGACCTCGGTATCCGTGGAGTTGCCGTGCGAGTCGTGA
- a CDS encoding response regulator transcription factor: MRVVIAEDNVLLSAGLEALLGTKGIEVSAVVTDRPGLVDAVDRHRPDVLIVDVRLPPSFRDEGIRAALEIRRAHPGMPVLVLSQYVENVYARELLSDGRGGVGYLLKDRVSRVSEFVDGLRRVADGGTVMDPEVIAQLLAGGGTSAVDRLTKREREVLTLMAQGLGNNDIGKRLFITDNAVHKHIGNIFTKLGLPPTDGGHRRVLAVLAFLESM, encoded by the coding sequence GTGCGAGTCGTGATCGCCGAGGACAACGTCCTGCTCTCCGCGGGTCTCGAAGCCCTCCTGGGCACCAAGGGCATCGAGGTCTCCGCCGTCGTCACCGACCGTCCCGGCCTCGTCGACGCCGTGGATCGGCACCGGCCGGACGTGCTGATCGTCGACGTCAGGCTACCTCCGTCCTTCCGCGACGAGGGCATCAGAGCCGCCCTGGAGATCCGGCGCGCGCATCCCGGCATGCCGGTGCTCGTCCTGTCGCAGTACGTCGAAAATGTCTACGCGAGAGAACTCCTCTCCGACGGCCGAGGGGGCGTCGGCTACCTCCTCAAGGACCGGGTGAGCCGGGTCAGCGAGTTCGTCGACGGCCTGCGCCGGGTGGCCGACGGTGGCACCGTCATGGATCCCGAGGTCATCGCCCAGCTCCTGGCGGGCGGCGGCACGAGCGCCGTCGACAGGCTCACGAAGCGGGAACGCGAGGTCCTTACCCTGATGGCCCAGGGCCTCGGCAACAACGACATCGGCAAGCGGCTGTTCATCACGGACAACGCCGTTCACAAGCACATCGGCAACATCTTCACCAAACTCGGCCTGCCTCCCACCGACGGAGGCCACCGCCGGGTCCTCGCCGTACTCGCCTTCCTGGAAAGCATGTGA
- a CDS encoding IS110 family transposase codes for MRHAWAGIDIGKGHHHVVVIDSEGEQLLSQKVINDEPELLAVLDKALGLAEKITWAVDIRTGGAALVLALLAAQDQEVLYISSTMVNRAAGGYRGAAKTDARDAAIIADQARMRRGLTVIRPHEEDVVELRLLVARRRDLVADRTRMINRLREILLELWPALERTLDLTNHGPLVLLVGYQRPAEVRRLGVARLAAWLKARGVRRFNVLAATAVEAAKAQTVALPGERMASQLVAQLAQDLIALEERIDAVVQMIEERFHQHELAEIVQSLPGVGPILGAEFLAAIGGNLRDFAHAGHLAAHAGMSPVPRDSGRISGNMHRPHRYSRPLNRVFYMSALLSIRSDPESRRFYDRKRAEGKGHIQAVIALGRRRVNVLWALIRDGRCYDPTRSAQNRMVMTTQAA; via the coding sequence GTGCGGCACGCCTGGGCAGGAATCGACATCGGAAAAGGCCACCACCATGTGGTGGTTATCGATTCCGAAGGAGAGCAGCTGCTGTCACAGAAGGTGATCAACGACGAGCCGGAACTCCTCGCCGTGCTCGACAAGGCCCTCGGCCTGGCCGAGAAGATCACCTGGGCGGTGGACATCCGCACGGGCGGCGCGGCCCTGGTGCTCGCGCTGCTGGCCGCGCAGGACCAGGAGGTCCTCTACATCTCCAGCACCATGGTCAACCGAGCCGCCGGCGGCTACCGGGGCGCCGCCAAGACCGACGCCCGCGACGCCGCGATCATCGCCGACCAAGCCCGCATGCGCCGCGGCCTGACGGTCATCCGGCCCCACGAGGAGGACGTCGTCGAGCTGCGGCTGCTGGTCGCCCGCCGCCGCGACCTCGTCGCCGACCGCACCAGAATGATCAACCGGCTGCGCGAGATCCTGCTGGAGCTATGGCCGGCCTTGGAGCGCACGCTGGACCTGACCAACCACGGCCCCTTGGTGCTGCTTGTCGGTTACCAGCGGCCCGCCGAGGTTCGCCGCCTGGGCGTCGCCCGGCTGGCCGCCTGGCTGAAGGCGCGCGGCGTTCGGCGCTTCAATGTGCTGGCCGCCACGGCTGTCGAGGCAGCCAAGGCGCAGACCGTCGCGCTGCCCGGCGAGCGGATGGCGTCGCAGCTGGTCGCCCAGCTCGCGCAGGACCTGATCGCCCTGGAGGAGCGAATCGACGCCGTCGTGCAGATGATCGAGGAGCGGTTCCACCAGCACGAGCTGGCCGAGATCGTCCAGAGCCTGCCCGGCGTGGGCCCCATCCTCGGCGCGGAGTTCCTCGCCGCCATCGGCGGGAACCTGCGCGACTTCGCCCACGCGGGCCACCTGGCGGCCCACGCCGGCATGTCTCCCGTCCCGCGCGACTCCGGGCGCATCAGCGGCAATATGCACCGGCCCCACCGCTATAGCCGCCCCCTCAACAGGGTGTTCTATATGTCGGCGCTACTCAGCATTCGAAGCGATCCAGAATCCCGCCGCTTCTATGATCGCAAGCGCGCCGAGGGGAAGGGACACATTCAGGCCGTTATCGCTTTGGGCAGGCGCCGCGTTAATGTCCTCTGGGCTCTTATCCGCGACGGACGTTGCTACGACCCAACGCGCTCAGCCCAGAATCGAATGGTCATGACCACACAGGCCGCATAA
- a CDS encoding SDR family NAD(P)-dependent oxidoreductase, with protein MIEPTFPVTPFTAQSTAAEVASGVDLTGRRAVVTGGASGIGIETARALAGAGAEVTLAVRDLQAGERVAVEIGGRVRVAPLDLADQRSVAAFTAAWDGPLHILVNNAGVMMTPELRTPQGWELQFATNHLGHFALATGLHRALAAAGRARVVALSSVAHLREPVDFDDLHFRVRAYDPEAAYAQSKTANALFAVEANRRWAVDGITVNAVHPGAILTNLTRHMDQEDLDASIAGGGYTFKTPEQGAATSVLVAASPLLEGVGGRYFEDCAPARRHVPGTSGGVADHALDPGAADRLWRVSLDALGA; from the coding sequence ATGATCGAACCAACGTTCCCCGTCACGCCGTTCACCGCCCAGTCGACCGCCGCCGAGGTCGCATCCGGCGTCGACCTCACCGGCCGCCGCGCCGTCGTCACCGGCGGGGCGTCCGGCATCGGGATCGAGACCGCCCGCGCGCTCGCCGGCGCGGGCGCGGAGGTTACCCTGGCGGTACGCGATCTCCAGGCCGGTGAGCGCGTCGCCGTGGAGATCGGCGGACGGGTCCGCGTCGCGCCGCTCGACCTCGCCGACCAGAGGTCCGTCGCGGCCTTCACCGCCGCCTGGGACGGCCCCCTGCACATCCTGGTCAACAACGCCGGGGTGATGATGACCCCCGAGCTGCGCACACCGCAGGGCTGGGAGTTGCAGTTCGCCACCAACCACCTCGGCCACTTCGCGCTGGCCACCGGACTGCACCGGGCACTCGCGGCGGCCGGGCGGGCCCGCGTCGTGGCGCTCAGCTCGGTCGCGCACCTGCGCGAGCCGGTGGACTTCGACGACCTGCACTTCCGGGTGCGCGCCTATGACCCCGAGGCCGCCTACGCCCAGTCCAAGACGGCCAACGCGCTGTTCGCGGTCGAGGCGAACCGGCGCTGGGCCGTTGACGGCATCACCGTCAACGCGGTGCACCCCGGGGCGATCCTCACCAACCTCACCCGGCACATGGATCAGGAGGACCTCGACGCCTCCATCGCCGGCGGCGGTTACACCTTCAAGACGCCCGAGCAGGGCGCGGCCACCTCCGTGCTGGTCGCGGCCTCGCCGCTGCTGGAGGGCGTGGGCGGCCGCTACTTCGAAGACTGCGCCCCGGCCCGGCGCCACGTGCCGGGGACCTCCGGCGGCGTCGCCGACCACGCCCTCGACCCCGGCGCGGCCGACCGGCTCTGGCGGGTCTCCCTCGATGCGCTCGGCGCGTGA
- a CDS encoding helix-turn-helix transcriptional regulator, giving the protein MSDHSPSSGGNAELREFLRSRRARVGPREAGLAPQPGARRVPGLRREEVALLAGVSVDYYIRLERGRDVNVSEAVLEALARALRLDETEREHLFTVARPVRGRSRPMPPQRVRPGLYRVLETLGDAPALILGHRTDVLAANRMARALYTDFDALPHRERNMARFIFLDETARALYADWQASARGTVAALHLYAGRHPRDPRLAELIGELSLRDGDFRRWWAEHDVHRRTFGTKRYHHPLVGELTLDYEALTPDGDPDQTLAVHTAEPGSPSEHALRLLSSWTGESARPDAVRLDT; this is encoded by the coding sequence ATGAGCGACCACTCTCCCTCCTCCGGAGGCAACGCCGAGCTGCGGGAGTTCCTGCGTTCGCGCCGGGCCCGGGTCGGCCCGCGGGAGGCGGGCTTGGCCCCGCAGCCGGGAGCTCGCCGGGTTCCGGGCCTGCGCCGAGAAGAGGTCGCCCTGCTCGCCGGGGTGAGCGTGGACTACTACATCCGCCTGGAGCGCGGCCGCGACGTCAACGTGTCCGAGGCGGTGCTGGAGGCTCTGGCCCGCGCGCTGCGCCTGGATGAGACGGAGCGTGAGCACCTGTTCACCGTGGCCAGGCCCGTCCGCGGGCGGAGCAGGCCGATGCCGCCGCAGCGGGTGCGGCCGGGCCTGTACCGGGTGCTGGAGACCCTCGGCGACGCCCCGGCCCTGATCCTCGGCCACCGTACGGACGTGCTGGCCGCCAACCGGATGGCCCGCGCCCTGTACACCGACTTCGACGCGCTGCCGCACCGGGAGCGCAACATGGCCCGCTTCATCTTCCTCGACGAGACCGCCCGTGCCCTGTACGCCGACTGGCAGGCCTCCGCCCGCGGCACCGTCGCGGCGCTGCACCTCTACGCCGGGCGCCACCCCCGTGACCCCCGCCTCGCCGAGCTGATCGGCGAGCTGTCCCTGCGGGACGGAGACTTTCGCCGCTGGTGGGCCGAGCACGACGTGCACCGCCGGACCTTCGGTACCAAGCGCTACCACCATCCCCTGGTCGGCGAGCTCACCCTGGACTACGAGGCCCTCACCCCCGACGGCGACCCCGACCAGACCCTCGCCGTCCACACCGCCGAACCCGGCTCCCCCTCCGAGCACGCCCTGCGCCTGCTGTCGAGCTGGACCGGTGAGTCGGCCCGGCCGGACGCCGTCCGGCTCGACACCTGA
- a CDS encoding ABC transporter permease, with product MQVLLTTALLAVLGAVLLISALGAADFAAQNAPATDCVTDTPTCGAYLVEMNERTRPVGELLGWLPLLAPAMIGAFWGAPLLAREFEHGTHQLTWTQSVTRRRWLATKIVGLGATVTLGGLALGGIVEPWLAAFDVPPYNVDRFDLRWFRLVGIVPAAWWLSAFVLGMATGALFRRTMPAMAVTLAVCALAFFGLLRAPSFYATPERAVQAKVMDDPTPNDSLYVSGYWIDRSGVKFTSQERALALAGPCGTDETTKKYAKCSFSHGYRQVTEFHPTNRFWQFQWTEAGILLIPALTLGGVAVRRTLRPRI from the coding sequence ATGCAGGTGCTCCTCACCACGGCGCTGCTGGCCGTCCTCGGCGCGGTTCTGCTCATCAGCGCTCTGGGCGCCGCCGACTTTGCCGCCCAGAACGCTCCGGCGACCGACTGCGTGACGGACACGCCCACATGCGGCGCTTACCTCGTGGAGATGAACGAGCGCACACGGCCGGTGGGTGAACTCCTCGGATGGCTTCCGCTGCTGGCCCCGGCGATGATCGGCGCCTTCTGGGGCGCTCCGCTGCTGGCCCGGGAGTTCGAGCACGGCACGCACCAACTGACCTGGACCCAGTCGGTGACGCGACGCCGCTGGCTGGCGACCAAGATCGTCGGGCTCGGTGCCACGGTCACGCTCGGCGGGCTTGCGCTGGGCGGCATCGTGGAGCCGTGGCTGGCCGCCTTCGACGTTCCGCCCTACAACGTCGACCGCTTCGACTTGAGATGGTTCCGCCTTGTCGGCATCGTGCCGGCGGCGTGGTGGCTGTCCGCGTTCGTGCTCGGCATGGCCACGGGCGCGCTGTTCCGGCGAACCATGCCGGCGATGGCGGTGACCCTGGCGGTGTGCGCGTTGGCATTCTTCGGACTCCTTAGGGCGCCGTCCTTCTACGCGACACCGGAGCGAGCCGTACAGGCCAAGGTCATGGACGATCCCACACCGAATGACTCCCTTTACGTGAGCGGCTACTGGATCGACAGAAGCGGCGTGAAGTTCACCTCTCAGGAGAGAGCGCTCGCGCTCGCCGGCCCCTGTGGGACAGACGAGACGACCAAGAAGTACGCCAAGTGCTCATTCAGCCACGGCTATCGACAGGTCACCGAATTTCACCCCACGAACAGGTTCTGGCAGTTCCAATGGACCGAAGCGGGAATCTTGCTCATCCCCGCTCTCACATTGGGCGGCGTCGCCGTCCGGCGCACCCTTCGGCCCCGCATCTGA